One Nocardioides aromaticivorans genomic window carries:
- a CDS encoding RecQ family ATP-dependent DNA helicase, which yields MTTEAASTATRDRAEEHLRALVGRPDARLYDDQWAAIAALVVDRRRALVVQRTGWGKSAVYFVATLLLREQGSGPTVIISPLLALMRNQIAAAERAGIRAVTVNSTNVEQWDQLHAEIGDGQVDVLLVSPERLNNPGFRDEVLPRLAATCGLLVVDEAHCISDWGHDFRPDYRRIRTLLQDLPAGIPVLATTATANQRVTDDVSEQLGADTLVLRGSLDRESLRLGVVRLKTAEQRLAWLADHLSEQLGSGIVYCLTVAATQEVADYLRSRGHAVAAYSGQTEQTERLALEQALIDGEVKALVATSALGMGFDASLGFVVNLGAPNSPVAYYQQVGRAGRGGDLPPEGASVVLLPAIEDRDIWAYFASLAFPREELVRETLAALAEEGRPLSTAALEPRVDLSRNRLETMLKVLDVDGAVRRVRGGWESTGRPWDYDAERYARVAAAREVEQRAMLDYLMSEECRMLYLRRQLDDPEVLADPGWRCGRCDNCGGLTLSAEVSTEAVSQAADRLARPGVPIEPRKLWPTGMAAIGIGLSGKINPPAEEGRAIARFTDLGHGPALRALFAAGAEDGPVPDGIARAMVGMLQDWRPEVDAIVVAESEQRPQLTADLAAGLSRFLQVPVVGRWAVVDPTVGPDRGATNSAQRVAAVQRRCALRLDEHATVDGARVLLVDDRTVTGWSMTLAVVALYDAGAAGVVPLVLATSG from the coding sequence ATGACCACCGAAGCCGCGTCCACGGCCACCCGCGACCGCGCCGAGGAGCACCTCCGCGCCCTGGTCGGCCGTCCCGACGCGCGCCTGTACGACGACCAGTGGGCCGCCATCGCCGCGCTGGTCGTCGACCGGCGCCGGGCGCTGGTGGTGCAGCGCACCGGATGGGGCAAGTCGGCGGTCTACTTCGTGGCGACCCTGCTGCTGCGCGAGCAGGGGAGCGGGCCGACGGTGATCATCTCCCCGCTCCTCGCGCTGATGCGCAACCAGATCGCGGCGGCCGAGCGCGCCGGCATCCGTGCGGTCACGGTCAACTCCACCAACGTGGAGCAGTGGGACCAGCTGCACGCCGAGATCGGCGACGGCCAGGTCGACGTCCTGCTGGTGAGCCCCGAGCGGCTCAACAACCCCGGCTTCCGCGACGAGGTGCTGCCCCGGCTGGCCGCGACCTGCGGGCTGCTCGTCGTCGACGAGGCGCACTGCATCTCCGACTGGGGGCACGACTTCCGCCCCGACTACCGCCGGATCCGCACCCTCCTGCAGGACCTGCCGGCGGGCATCCCCGTGCTGGCCACGACGGCGACCGCCAACCAGCGGGTCACCGACGACGTCTCGGAGCAGCTCGGAGCGGACACACTCGTGCTCAGGGGATCGCTCGACCGCGAGTCGCTGCGGCTCGGCGTGGTGCGCCTGAAGACCGCCGAGCAGCGGCTCGCGTGGCTGGCCGACCACCTCTCCGAGCAGCTCGGCAGCGGCATCGTCTACTGCCTGACGGTCGCCGCGACCCAGGAGGTGGCCGACTACCTGCGCAGTCGTGGCCACGCGGTGGCGGCGTACTCGGGGCAGACGGAGCAGACCGAGCGGCTGGCCCTCGAGCAGGCGCTGATCGACGGCGAGGTCAAGGCGCTCGTCGCGACCAGCGCGCTCGGGATGGGCTTCGACGCCTCGCTCGGGTTCGTGGTCAACCTCGGGGCGCCCAACAGCCCGGTGGCCTACTACCAGCAGGTCGGCCGCGCGGGTCGCGGCGGCGACCTGCCGCCCGAGGGCGCGTCCGTGGTGCTGCTGCCGGCGATCGAGGACCGCGACATCTGGGCCTACTTCGCCTCGCTCGCCTTCCCGCGCGAGGAGCTGGTCCGCGAGACCCTGGCCGCCCTGGCGGAGGAGGGCCGACCACTGAGCACGGCCGCGCTCGAGCCGCGCGTCGACCTGTCCCGCAACCGCCTGGAGACGATGCTCAAGGTGCTCGACGTCGACGGCGCGGTCCGGCGGGTGCGCGGCGGCTGGGAGTCGACCGGCCGGCCGTGGGACTACGACGCGGAGCGCTACGCCCGCGTCGCCGCCGCGCGCGAGGTCGAGCAGCGGGCGATGCTCGACTACCTCATGAGCGAGGAGTGCCGCATGCTCTACCTCCGCCGCCAGCTCGACGACCCCGAGGTCCTCGCCGACCCGGGCTGGCGCTGCGGACGGTGCGACAACTGCGGCGGCCTGACCCTGTCCGCCGAGGTGTCGACGGAGGCGGTCTCGCAGGCTGCCGACCGGCTCGCCCGCCCCGGCGTGCCGATCGAGCCGCGCAAGCTGTGGCCCACGGGCATGGCCGCGATCGGCATCGGCCTCTCCGGCAAGATCAACCCGCCCGCCGAGGAGGGCCGTGCGATCGCCCGGTTCACCGACCTGGGCCACGGGCCCGCGCTGCGCGCGCTCTTCGCGGCCGGTGCCGAGGACGGCCCGGTGCCCGACGGCATAGCCCGGGCGATGGTCGGCATGCTGCAGGACTGGCGGCCCGAGGTCGACGCGATCGTCGTCGCCGAGTCCGAGCAGCGCCCCCAGCTCACCGCCGACCTCGCCGCCGGGCTGTCGCGGTTCCTGCAGGTGCCGGTCGTCGGGCGGTGGGCGGTCGTCGACCCGACCGTGGGTCCCGACCGCGGCGCCACCAACTCCGCCCAGCGGGTCGCCGCCGTCCAGCGCCGCTGCGCCCTCCGCCTCGACGAGCACGCCACGGTCGACGGGGCCCGGGTGCTCCTGGTCGACGACCGCACGGTGACCGGGTGGTCGATGACGCTCGCCGTGGTGGCGTTGTACGACGCCGGAGCGGCGGGCGTCGTACCGCTGGTGCTGGCGACGAGCGGGTGA
- a CDS encoding helix-turn-helix domain-containing protein, which yields MDRSGLMGDVLRHLAEGTPETAVSACLAAWEQDDDPAALGLAALAGFWLGDFADATAYARAGLAAAADDEATAICAAAVALAADGDVEADPGEAWSTARDLVAAADLRERWWAGTRYVVAEAAMVAVRMEDTGAVLAEPPVPADVWSGHPFAVLMVVCQVRVAAFSGRVDDAMALVEPMLAAVVPGSRLETLVGSVVALVQGYGGDGDGVAASLAVASHVPETPRDFVDRGVLMLLAYSAMAVGDTATAAVMTLRAGADEGLSRCTIIDRALGLEILLTAALDGQDLEAAAAWLAGLEELAGHPIADTVVLRARARHALAAGDADAAVELATRSVEVSADDGRQFEVAEGEILVARAELARREVGAASRRLRDLVTGSDATGHAAVRRSAGAALAASGRRLPPIAGGGWAVLSAREAEVARAVLAGQDVEEIAAALFLSPGTVRAHVSRVLCAFGVATRVGLLAAVGVDAVEPAARPTLSPRQEEVAALVAAGRTNRQVAAEIGISVKGVEKHVADILVRWDVGSRFDLARTWWAGRAAEA from the coding sequence ATGGACCGCTCGGGGCTGATGGGGGACGTGCTGCGGCACCTCGCCGAGGGCACCCCGGAGACCGCGGTCAGCGCCTGCCTCGCGGCCTGGGAGCAGGACGACGACCCGGCGGCCCTGGGCCTGGCCGCGCTGGCGGGGTTCTGGCTCGGTGACTTCGCCGACGCGACGGCGTACGCGCGGGCCGGGCTCGCCGCGGCGGCCGACGACGAGGCCACGGCGATCTGTGCCGCCGCCGTGGCCCTCGCCGCCGACGGCGACGTCGAGGCGGATCCCGGCGAGGCCTGGAGCACGGCCCGCGACCTCGTCGCCGCCGCCGACCTCCGCGAACGCTGGTGGGCGGGGACGCGCTATGTCGTCGCCGAGGCCGCGATGGTCGCGGTGCGCATGGAGGACACGGGCGCGGTCCTCGCTGAGCCGCCGGTGCCTGCCGACGTCTGGTCGGGTCATCCGTTCGCCGTCCTGATGGTGGTCTGCCAGGTCCGGGTCGCTGCCTTCTCGGGTCGGGTGGACGACGCCATGGCGCTGGTCGAGCCGATGCTGGCCGCGGTCGTGCCGGGCAGCCGGCTCGAGACGCTGGTCGGGTCGGTGGTGGCGCTGGTCCAGGGGTACGGCGGCGACGGCGACGGTGTCGCGGCGTCCCTCGCCGTGGCCTCCCACGTGCCGGAGACGCCTCGCGACTTCGTGGACCGCGGCGTGCTGATGCTGCTGGCCTACAGCGCGATGGCCGTCGGCGACACCGCGACGGCCGCCGTGATGACCCTGCGCGCGGGCGCCGACGAGGGGCTCAGCCGCTGCACGATCATCGACCGCGCGCTCGGGCTGGAGATCCTGCTGACGGCGGCGCTCGACGGCCAGGACCTCGAGGCCGCGGCGGCCTGGCTCGCCGGGCTGGAGGAGCTCGCGGGTCACCCGATCGCCGACACCGTCGTGCTGCGTGCCCGGGCCCGCCACGCCCTCGCCGCGGGCGACGCCGACGCCGCCGTGGAGCTGGCGACGCGCAGCGTCGAGGTCTCGGCCGACGACGGCCGCCAGTTCGAGGTGGCGGAGGGCGAGATCCTCGTCGCCCGGGCCGAGCTGGCCCGCCGTGAGGTCGGCGCCGCGTCCCGGCGGCTGCGCGACCTCGTCACCGGGAGCGATGCGACCGGCCACGCCGCCGTACGACGCTCGGCCGGCGCCGCCCTCGCCGCGTCGGGCCGGCGGTTGCCGCCGATCGCCGGCGGCGGCTGGGCCGTGCTGTCCGCGCGGGAGGCCGAGGTCGCGCGCGCGGTGCTCGCCGGCCAGGACGTCGAGGAGATCGCGGCGGCGCTGTTCCTCTCGCCGGGCACGGTCCGCGCCCACGTCTCGCGGGTGCTGTGCGCATTCGGCGTCGCGACCCGCGTCGGCCTGCTCGCCGCCGTCGGCGTCGATGCCGTGGAGCCGGCGGCCCGGCCGACCCTGAGCCCCCGGCAGGAGGAGGTGGCCGCCCTGGTCGCCGCCGGCCGGACCAACAGGCAGGTCGCCGCGGAGATCGGCATCTCGGTCAAGGGCGTCGAGAAGCACGTCGCCGACATCCTGGTCCGCTGGGACGTCGGCTCCCGGTTCGACCTCGCGCGGACCTGGTGGGCGGGTCGGGCCGCGGAGGCCTGA
- a CDS encoding M13 family metallopeptidase, whose product MSILDDARPGMDPAIRPQDDLFGHVNGTWLRDAEIPSDRSSWGPFVQLADQAEEDVRAIITELAASGDGDEDARKIADLYNSFMDTDRVEAAGLAPAQPLVDAVAGLRDVRDVAAFLGEFERIGGYGLFGSYVDTDDRQSDRYLFHVVQGGLGLPDESYYREEKFAEVRDAYVAYLTRLLTLGGHEDPAGAAQRILELDTDLAKGHWERAETRDVQKTYNRLTADELKALCPGFDWDAYITNLGGHLSGPQATIAEVVVRQPSYLQHLSGVLEATPIEAWRDWFLSRVLRSAAPYLSDDFVQTNFDFYGRTLSGTPELRARWKRAVSFVEGAMGEAVGKEYVARHFPPSSKAMMDELVANLLAAYRQSISKLDWMTEETKERAYEKLDTFRPKIGYPVRFRDYSALVVVPDDLVANAQSAAGFETDRQLAKIGAPVDRDEWFMLPQTVNAYYNPGTNEICFPAGILQKPFFSPDALPAENYGGIGAVIGHEVGHGFDDQGAQYDGEGNLNDWWTPDDKAAFEVKSKALVEQYDGFSPRNLPDEKVNGALTVGENIGDLGGLTIAHTAFLIAQGGEASVEDREKLFFNWAYVWRTKRRLEQEQQYLTIDPHSPPEFRANIVRNLDEFHEVFGTAPGDGLWLEPGDRVRIW is encoded by the coding sequence GTGAGCATCCTCGACGACGCCCGTCCCGGCATGGACCCCGCCATCCGCCCGCAGGACGACCTGTTCGGCCACGTCAACGGCACCTGGCTCCGCGACGCGGAGATCCCCTCGGACCGGTCCAGCTGGGGCCCGTTCGTCCAGCTCGCCGACCAGGCCGAGGAGGACGTGCGGGCGATCATCACCGAGCTCGCCGCGTCCGGCGACGGTGACGAGGACGCCCGCAAGATCGCCGACCTCTACAACTCCTTCATGGACACCGACCGGGTCGAGGCCGCCGGCCTGGCCCCGGCGCAGCCGCTGGTCGACGCCGTTGCCGGGCTGCGCGACGTGCGCGACGTCGCCGCCTTCCTCGGCGAGTTCGAGCGGATCGGCGGCTACGGCCTGTTCGGCTCGTACGTCGACACCGACGACCGCCAGTCCGACCGCTACCTCTTCCACGTGGTCCAGGGCGGCCTGGGGCTGCCGGACGAGTCCTACTACCGCGAGGAGAAGTTCGCGGAGGTCCGCGACGCCTATGTCGCCTACCTCACCCGCCTGCTGACCCTCGGCGGCCACGAGGACCCGGCCGGTGCGGCGCAGCGGATCCTCGAGCTCGACACCGACCTCGCCAAGGGCCACTGGGAGCGGGCCGAGACGCGCGACGTCCAGAAGACCTACAACCGGCTGACCGCCGACGAGCTCAAGGCGCTGTGCCCGGGCTTCGACTGGGACGCCTACATCACCAACCTCGGCGGCCACCTGAGCGGCCCGCAGGCGACGATCGCGGAGGTCGTGGTCCGCCAGCCGTCGTACCTCCAGCACCTGTCGGGCGTCCTCGAGGCCACGCCGATCGAGGCCTGGCGCGACTGGTTCCTCTCGCGCGTGCTGCGCTCCGCCGCGCCGTACCTCTCCGACGACTTCGTGCAGACCAACTTCGACTTCTACGGCCGCACGCTGTCCGGCACGCCCGAGCTGCGGGCGCGCTGGAAGCGCGCGGTGTCCTTCGTCGAGGGCGCGATGGGCGAGGCCGTCGGCAAGGAGTACGTCGCCCGGCACTTCCCGCCGTCGTCGAAGGCGATGATGGACGAGCTGGTCGCCAACCTGCTGGCGGCGTACCGCCAGTCCATCAGCAAGCTCGACTGGATGACCGAGGAGACGAAGGAGCGGGCCTACGAGAAGCTCGACACCTTCCGGCCCAAGATCGGCTACCCGGTGCGCTTCCGCGACTACAGCGCGCTGGTGGTCGTGCCCGACGACCTGGTCGCCAACGCGCAGTCCGCGGCGGGCTTCGAGACCGACCGCCAGCTCGCCAAGATCGGCGCGCCGGTCGACCGCGACGAGTGGTTCATGCTGCCGCAGACGGTCAACGCCTACTACAACCCCGGGACCAACGAGATCTGCTTCCCCGCGGGCATCCTGCAGAAGCCGTTCTTCAGCCCGGACGCGCTGCCGGCCGAGAACTACGGCGGCATCGGCGCCGTCATCGGTCACGAGGTCGGCCACGGCTTCGACGACCAGGGCGCCCAGTACGACGGCGAGGGCAACCTCAACGACTGGTGGACCCCCGACGACAAGGCCGCCTTCGAGGTGAAGTCGAAGGCGCTCGTCGAGCAGTACGACGGCTTCTCGCCGCGCAACCTGCCCGACGAGAAGGTCAACGGCGCGCTCACCGTCGGCGAGAACATCGGCGACCTCGGCGGCCTGACCATCGCCCACACCGCCTTCCTCATCGCGCAGGGCGGCGAGGCGAGCGTCGAGGACCGCGAGAAGCTCTTCTTCAACTGGGCCTACGTGTGGCGGACCAAGCGGCGCCTCGAGCAGGAGCAGCAGTACCTCACGATCGACCCGCACAGCCCGCCCGAGTTCCGCGCCAACATCGTGCGCAACCTCGACGAGTTCCACGAGGTCTTCGGCACCGCGCCCGGCGACGGCCTCTGGCTCGAGCCGGGTGACCGGGTCCGCATCTGGTGA
- a CDS encoding CAP domain-containing protein yields MARLLGLVPCIVLGLVLAALPAPSEAASTAGVQDVVPTRVLVQRLLEDRVLALTNVERRRHGCPSLRANTYLRKSARGHTVTMALHDLMSHQLPGEPYFSKRITRAGYRNWSLVAENVARGFSGPAAVVRAWMASPSHRRNILNCRLRDLGVGVVLDGGQLWWTQNFGRKW; encoded by the coding sequence ATGGCAAGACTCCTGGGGCTGGTGCCCTGCATCGTGCTGGGCCTCGTGCTCGCCGCGCTGCCCGCCCCCTCCGAGGCCGCGTCCACGGCGGGGGTGCAGGACGTCGTACCGACGCGGGTGCTGGTGCAGCGGCTGCTCGAGGACCGGGTGCTCGCGCTGACCAACGTCGAGCGCCGCCGCCACGGCTGCCCATCGCTGCGGGCGAACACCTACCTGCGCAAGTCGGCGCGGGGCCACACGGTGACCATGGCGCTGCACGACCTGATGTCCCACCAGCTGCCCGGCGAGCCGTACTTCAGCAAGCGGATCACGCGCGCCGGCTACCGCAACTGGAGCCTGGTCGCGGAGAACGTCGCCCGCGGCTTCAGCGGTCCCGCGGCCGTGGTCCGGGCATGGATGGCCAGCCCCAGCCACCGCCGCAACATCCTCAACTGCCGGCTGCGCGACCTGGGCGTCGGCGTGGTCCTCGACGGGGGCCAGCTGTGGTGGACCCAGAACTTCGGACGGAAGTGGTGA
- a CDS encoding CAP domain-containing protein, whose protein sequence is MNRGIQKLFIAAIVVLAAAVAASATPAATATTVTSTQLRGASLTLTVNNILENTVVVLTNTQRALAGCRPLKVNSDLRQAARTHSKKMAAASTMSHQLPGELSLGRRITQTGYVGWTRVAENIAAGYTTAGSVTRAWWASASHKRNITDCTLREVGVGVVFNGLRMYWTVDFGRR, encoded by the coding sequence ATGAACCGGGGGATTCAGAAGCTCTTCATCGCTGCCATCGTCGTCCTGGCCGCCGCTGTCGCGGCCAGCGCCACGCCGGCAGCCACGGCCACCACCGTGACGTCCACGCAGCTGCGGGGTGCGTCGCTCACGCTGACGGTCAACAACATCCTGGAGAACACGGTGGTGGTGCTGACCAACACGCAGCGCGCACTCGCCGGCTGCCGGCCGCTCAAGGTCAACAGCGACCTGCGCCAGGCAGCCCGCACCCACTCCAAGAAGATGGCGGCCGCCAGCACCATGTCGCACCAACTCCCCGGCGAGCTGAGCCTGGGCCGCCGGATCACCCAGACCGGGTACGTCGGCTGGACCCGCGTCGCCGAGAACATCGCCGCCGGCTACACGACCGCCGGCTCCGTGACCCGCGCCTGGTGGGCGAGCGCCAGCCACAAGCGCAACATCACCGACTGCACGCTGCGCGAGGTCGGCGTGGGCGTGGTGTTCAACGGCCTGCGGATGTACTGGACCGTCGACTTCGGCCGCCGCTGA
- a CDS encoding CAP domain-containing protein — protein sequence MRPTALGTLMNKSKLSHAEPRSLGLAPLVVLAALAGLLAGPATPSAVASEATTGPTPTRSTLTLTMEGDAMKAINRARMQSGCPTLKVTTALRVSARRHSARMARQGTLSHRVAGEATLSRRVADSGYAGASMLGEVIALGPTTGSAVVRMWLASSLHRGILLDCRYRDFGAGVVRGGNGRYWWTVDLGRR from the coding sequence GTGCGCCCCACCGCTCTCGGGACCTTGATGAACAAGTCCAAGCTCTCGCACGCTGAGCCCCGATCCCTTGGACTTGCTCCTCTCGTGGTCCTGGCCGCCCTGGCCGGCCTGCTCGCCGGCCCCGCCACGCCCTCCGCCGTCGCGTCCGAGGCGACCACCGGCCCCACACCGACCCGGTCGACGCTGACGCTGACGATGGAGGGCGACGCCATGAAGGCCATCAACCGGGCCCGGATGCAGTCCGGCTGTCCGACGCTGAAGGTCACCACCGCACTACGGGTCTCCGCCCGCCGCCACAGCGCCCGGATGGCCCGCCAGGGCACGTTGAGCCACCGGGTGGCCGGCGAGGCGACGCTGTCGCGCAGGGTGGCCGACTCCGGGTACGCCGGCGCGAGCATGCTCGGCGAGGTCATCGCTCTCGGCCCGACCACCGGTTCCGCGGTCGTGCGGATGTGGCTGGCCAGCTCGCTGCACCGCGGCATCCTGCTGGACTGCCGCTACCGCGACTTCGGCGCGGGCGTGGTCCGGGGCGGCAACGGCCGCTACTGGTGGACCGTGGACCTCGGCCGGCGCTGA
- a CDS encoding NADPH:quinone oxidoreductase family protein — protein sequence MRAVQVLTTTGPSDIVVTEVPDAVAAPGQVLVEVHTVGISFPDLLLSRGEYQLRPEPPFTLGVDFAGVVVSGDGFEPGQRVAGVGGYGGAAELVVGSTENVFVLPDAISFDEAVALPMNYLTALFALDERGGLKAGETVLVHGAAGGVGTATLQVAKGLGATTIAVASTEEKRAFALAAGADHAIAVEGFKDAAREITGGRGVDVVLDVVGGSLFTDSLRSLAPLGRLLVVGFAAGEGIPEVKVNRLLLNNADVRGVGWGAYAFANPGYMARQWAQLVPMIEAGVVKPPIGKVYPIDGFGQALLDMDARATLGKSVVRIRD from the coding sequence ATGCGCGCCGTCCAGGTCCTCACCACCACCGGTCCCTCCGACATCGTCGTCACCGAGGTCCCCGACGCGGTGGCCGCGCCGGGGCAGGTGCTGGTCGAGGTCCACACCGTCGGCATCTCCTTCCCGGACCTGCTCCTCAGTCGGGGCGAGTACCAGCTGCGCCCGGAGCCGCCGTTCACGCTCGGCGTCGACTTCGCCGGCGTCGTGGTCTCCGGCGACGGCTTCGAGCCCGGCCAGCGGGTCGCCGGCGTCGGTGGGTACGGCGGCGCCGCGGAGCTGGTCGTCGGCTCGACGGAGAACGTCTTCGTGCTCCCCGACGCGATCTCGTTCGACGAGGCCGTCGCGCTCCCGATGAACTACCTGACCGCCCTGTTCGCCCTCGACGAGCGCGGTGGCCTGAAGGCCGGCGAGACCGTCCTGGTGCACGGCGCCGCGGGTGGGGTGGGCACCGCGACCCTCCAGGTCGCCAAGGGCCTGGGCGCCACCACGATCGCGGTCGCCAGCACGGAGGAGAAGCGGGCGTTCGCGCTCGCGGCCGGGGCGGACCACGCGATCGCCGTCGAGGGCTTCAAGGACGCCGCCCGCGAGATCACCGGCGGCCGTGGCGTCGACGTCGTCCTCGACGTCGTCGGCGGCTCGCTGTTCACCGACTCGCTGCGCTCCCTGGCACCCCTGGGCCGCCTGCTGGTGGTCGGGTTCGCCGCGGGCGAGGGCATCCCGGAGGTCAAGGTCAACCGGCTGCTGCTCAACAACGCGGACGTCCGCGGCGTCGGGTGGGGCGCGTACGCCTTCGCCAACCCGGGCTACATGGCCCGGCAGTGGGCGCAGCTGGTGCCGATGATCGAGGCGGGCGTCGTGAAGCCGCCGATCGGCAAGGTCTACCCGATCGACGGGTTCGGCCAGGCGCTGCTCGACATGGACGCGCGGGCGACGCTCGGCAAGTCGGTCGTCCGCATCCGCGACTGA
- a CDS encoding GH1 family beta-glucosidase, which translates to MADRVRDLAGRLPKGFRFGTSTASYQIEGAVAEDGRGPSVWDTFASEPGRIVDGSSGAVACDHYHRYAEDIELMRRLGAEGYRFSIAWPRIQPTGSGPANEKGLDFYDRLVDGLLEAGIKPMATLFHWDLPQVLEDDGGWLNRITIERFADYAAIVGARLGDRVADWVPVNEPNVVTLMGHAVGMHAPGKALMFDALPVGHHLLVAHGRAAIALRAAGATSVGCANNHAPIWPASDDPADVGAAKLFDALWNGHYLEGMLLGRYSDEMMMLLEDHVRDGDFATMRQPLDFYGVNYYNPMRIGAADETSELPFEFRDVLGYPLTDFGWPVVPDALREWLIMFRARLRAAVPPIVITESGCSYNKGPDENGIVDDHERVDYHAAHLAAVAEAVERGVDVRGYYAWSLVDNFEWAEGYTQRFGLVHVDFETQVRTPKRSFSWYADLVARHRVEHPV; encoded by the coding sequence ATGGCGGACAGGGTGAGGGACCTGGCCGGCCGGTTGCCGAAGGGATTCCGCTTCGGGACCAGCACGGCGTCGTACCAGATCGAGGGAGCGGTGGCCGAGGACGGCCGCGGGCCGTCGGTCTGGGACACCTTCGCGTCCGAGCCCGGGCGGATCGTGGACGGATCGAGCGGTGCGGTGGCGTGCGACCACTACCACCGCTACGCCGAGGACATCGAGCTGATGCGCCGCCTCGGCGCCGAGGGCTACCGCTTCTCGATCGCGTGGCCGCGGATCCAGCCGACCGGCTCCGGACCGGCCAACGAGAAGGGTCTCGACTTCTACGACCGCCTCGTCGACGGGCTCCTCGAGGCCGGCATCAAGCCGATGGCGACCCTCTTCCACTGGGACCTGCCCCAGGTGCTCGAGGACGACGGCGGGTGGCTCAACCGGATCACGATCGAGCGGTTCGCCGACTACGCCGCGATCGTCGGGGCACGCCTCGGCGACCGGGTCGCCGACTGGGTCCCCGTCAACGAGCCGAACGTGGTCACCCTGATGGGCCACGCCGTCGGCATGCACGCACCCGGCAAGGCGCTCATGTTCGACGCGCTGCCCGTGGGCCACCACCTCCTCGTCGCCCACGGCCGTGCCGCGATCGCGCTCCGTGCGGCCGGTGCGACCAGCGTCGGCTGCGCCAACAACCACGCCCCGATCTGGCCGGCCAGCGACGACCCCGCCGACGTCGGGGCCGCCAAGCTGTTCGACGCCCTCTGGAACGGCCACTACCTCGAGGGCATGCTGCTGGGGCGCTACTCCGACGAGATGATGATGCTGCTCGAGGACCACGTCCGCGACGGCGACTTCGCCACGATGCGCCAGCCCCTCGACTTCTACGGCGTCAACTACTACAACCCGATGCGGATCGGGGCGGCCGACGAGACCTCCGAGCTGCCCTTCGAGTTCCGCGACGTGCTCGGCTACCCGCTCACCGACTTCGGCTGGCCGGTCGTGCCCGACGCGCTGCGCGAGTGGCTGATCATGTTCCGCGCGCGGCTCCGCGCCGCCGTACCCCCCATCGTGATCACCGAGTCCGGCTGCTCCTACAACAAGGGGCCCGACGAGAACGGCATCGTCGACGACCACGAGCGCGTCGATTACCACGCCGCCCACCTCGCAGCGGTCGCCGAGGCCGTCGAGCGCGGCGTCGACGTGCGCGGCTACTACGCGTGGTCGCTGGTCGACAACTTCGAGTGGGCCGAGGGCTACACGCAGCGCTTCGGGCTGGTGCACGTCGACTTCGAGACCCAGGTGCGCACCCCCAAGCGCTCCTTCAGCTGGTACGCCGACCTGGTGGCCCGGCACCGCGTGGAGCACCCCGTCTGA
- a CDS encoding pirin family protein translates to MNVEIRRGTDRFVERAPGRLTRHAFSFGPHLDPDRLSFGPMVCHDDHVLGRGAGFEEHPHAALEIVTWVVSGALEHRDGTGASAVLEAGECGVLSAGSGVRHSEIAGQDGPARFVQVWLTPDSPDAAPRHAKAAVPAAPGEGLVRAVGPDGPLPVGVAGATLDVARLAAGESLALPAAPLVHAFVATGALLRSSLAEPLSAGDAFCLADGASYTVTAGVPTEMLVWSFHRAGDD, encoded by the coding sequence GTGAACGTCGAGATCCGCAGGGGAACTGACCGGTTCGTCGAGCGCGCCCCCGGGCGGCTCACGCGCCACGCCTTCTCGTTCGGTCCGCACCTGGACCCCGACCGGCTCTCGTTCGGTCCGATGGTGTGCCACGACGACCACGTGCTGGGTCGCGGGGCCGGCTTCGAGGAGCACCCGCACGCCGCTCTCGAGATCGTCACGTGGGTCGTCTCGGGGGCCCTCGAGCACCGCGACGGCACCGGCGCGTCGGCCGTCCTGGAGGCCGGCGAGTGCGGCGTGCTGAGCGCCGGCTCGGGGGTGCGTCACTCGGAGATCGCCGGTCAGGACGGGCCGGCCCGCTTCGTCCAGGTCTGGCTCACGCCCGACTCCCCCGACGCCGCCCCCCGGCACGCGAAGGCGGCCGTCCCCGCCGCGCCCGGCGAGGGGCTGGTCCGCGCGGTCGGCCCCGACGGACCGCTCCCCGTGGGCGTCGCCGGCGCGACGCTCGACGTCGCACGGCTCGCCGCCGGGGAGTCGCTGGCGCTGCCCGCCGCCCCGCTCGTCCACGCCTTCGTCGCCACCGGTGCGCTGCTGCGCTCCTCGCTGGCCGAGCCGCTCAGCGCGGGCGACGCGTTCTGCCTGGCCGACGGGGCGTCGTACACGGTGACGGCGGGGGTGCCGACCGAGATGCTGGTCTGGTCGTTCCACCGCGCCGGTGATGACTGA